A single Lolium perenne isolate Kyuss_39 chromosome 6, Kyuss_2.0, whole genome shotgun sequence DNA region contains:
- the LOC127306589 gene encoding uncharacterized protein — protein MQRQLNLSPAPKQQQQQHDGGGAGDGSDATEAIPLWVPEASAEGKTEKAAGGRAERSIHLIPLLTFLCFLLLFLCSHIPSASDMSSFGGGASSGGGGGGKAGNRRLKML, from the exons ATGCAGAGGCAGCTCAACCTCTCGCCGGCGcccaagcagcagcagcagcagcacgacggcggcggcgcaggCGACGGCAGCGACGCCACGGAGGCGATCCCGCTGTGGGTGCCCGAGGCGTCCGCGGAGGGGAAGACCGAGAAGGCCGCCGGCGGCCGGGCCGAGCGCTCCATCCACCTCATCCCGCTGCTCACCTTCCTctgcttcctcctcctcttcctctgctCCCACATCCCCTCCGCCTCCG ATATGTCGAGCTTTGGCGGTGGCgccagcagcggcggcggcggtggggggaAGGCGGGCAACCGGAGGCTGAAGATGCTTTAA